The DNA region TCTCCTCGTGCACCACCGGACGGTCGAGGCGCAGTACGCGAGCGCCCGCAGCCAGGCCAGGGACCGGTTGCAGACCGCCGTGCAGGACCACGCCGCGGGGATCGACAGCGACCGCACCCTGATCGACCCGCCCGACCTGCCGAAGCCGCTCGCCGACGCCGTGCGGCAGGGGCACTGGGGCAGCTATCTCGACTGGGGCGGGAAGGTGCCGCAGATGTGGGCGGCCAGCGTGTACCGCGACGAGGTCGTCGCCCTGAAGCGGCCCTACGAGCGCGAGGCCGAGACCGTCCGCGGCCTCGACCGGGTGCTGTGGATCTCCGGCGCCATCGGGACGGCCCTCGCCTGCGTCGCCGGGCTCGTCGTCGCGACCCGGCTCGGGCGGCGCCTCACCGCGTCCGCGGACACCGCGCAGCGCATCGCCGACGGGGATCTGGCCGCGCGCCTGCCGCTGCGCGGCCAGGACGAGATCACCAAGCTGGCCGCCGCCGTGAACACCATGGCGGACGCGCTCGCCGGGCGGCTGCGGGCCGAGCGCGAGGTCACCGCCAACATCGCCCACGAGCTGCGCACTCCGGTCGCGGGGATGGTCACCGCCGCCGGGCTGCTTCCGCCCGGGCGCCCCACCGAGCTGGTGCGGGAGTCCGCCGCGCGGTTGCGGGAGCTGGTCGACGACGTGATCGAGGTGGCTCGGCTCGACGGCGCGGGGGAGGAGGTGCGGGCCGAGGTGCGCGGGGTGACGGAGGTGGTGCGGCGGGCCGTCGCGGGGGTCCGGGGGGCTGCCGGGGGTGGCGGCGCGGGCGGGGTGCGGGTGGAGGTGGTGCGGGACGTGTCCGTCGAGACCGATCCCCGGCGGGTGGAGCGGATTCTCGTCAACCTGGTCACCAACGCGCTGCGGCACGGGCGGGCGCCGGTGGTGGTGGAGGTCGACGGGGGTGTGGTGCGGGTGCGGGACGCCGGGGGCGGGTTCCCGCGGGGGTTGCTCGCGGGTGGGCCGCAGCGGTTCCGCACGGGGGCGGAGGGGACCGGTCTCGGGCTCGGGCTCACCATCGCGGTGGGGCAGGCGCGGGTGCTGGGGGCGTCGTTGCGGTTCGCCAATCCGGCGGGGGGCGGGGCCCTCGCCGAGCTGGATCTCACGGGGGCCGTGGTGCGGGACGGCGCCGGTTAGCTAGCGCAGCGGCTTGGCGAAGCAGCGGCTCAGGGGGCTGTCGCGGTAGTGGCCGAACTTGGGGCAGGGTTCGTAGGCGGTGGAGGTGTAGAGGGCGATGGCCTCGGGCTGCTTGGTGCCGGTTTCGAGGACCATGCGGATGCGGCCCGCCTCGCGGGCGTCGGTCTCCAGGGCGGCGAGGATGCGGCGGGCGAGGCCGAGGCCCCGGGCCTCCGGGGTGACGTACATGCGCTTGATCTCGGCGTCCCCGTCGGAGTACCCCTCGCCGTTCTGGTCCATCGCGCGCCAGCCGC from Streptomyces flavofungini includes:
- a CDS encoding sensor histidine kinase; amino-acid sequence: MGLRTKIGIAIAGTAAVVSVVIGLLVHHRTVEAQYASARSQARDRLQTAVQDHAAGIDSDRTLIDPPDLPKPLADAVRQGHWGSYLDWGGKVPQMWAASVYRDEVVALKRPYEREAETVRGLDRVLWISGAIGTALACVAGLVVATRLGRRLTASADTAQRIADGDLAARLPLRGQDEITKLAAAVNTMADALAGRLRAEREVTANIAHELRTPVAGMVTAAGLLPPGRPTELVRESAARLRELVDDVIEVARLDGAGEEVRAEVRGVTEVVRRAVAGVRGAAGGGGAGGVRVEVVRDVSVETDPRRVERILVNLVTNALRHGRAPVVVEVDGGVVRVRDAGGGFPRGLLAGGPQRFRTGAEGTGLGLGLTIAVGQARVLGASLRFANPAGGGALAELDLTGAVVRDGAG
- a CDS encoding GNAT family N-acetyltransferase — translated: MNIQPVAFDHPDAVKLNDRVQLEYAERYGDEGDATPLDAAMFKPPYGLYLIAYDDAGTPLATGGWRAMDQNGEGYSDGDAEIKRMYVTPEARGLGLARRILAALETDAREAGRIRMVLETGTKQPEAIALYTSTAYEPCPKFGHYRDSPLSRCFAKPLR